In Bacillus sp. SB49, a single window of DNA contains:
- the fabI gene encoding enoyl-ACP reductase FabI, protein MNFSLENRTYVVMGVANKRSIAWGIARSLHAAGARLIFTVASERFKKAVQDLADTLEGGPESLVYECDVTDDEAIIQTFEQIGQDVGVIHGLAHCIAFANREELKNEYLNTSRDGFLTAHNISSYSLTAVARAAQPLMKEGGSILTMTYLGGEQVVKNYNVMGVAKASLDASVKYLANDLGKHNIRVNAISAGPIRTLSAKGVGDFNQILQVIEERAPLRRPVTQEEVGDTGYYLMSDLSRGVTGEIIHVDGGFSTVAY, encoded by the coding sequence ATGAATTTTTCTTTGGAAAATCGTACGTACGTCGTCATGGGTGTCGCTAACAAGCGGAGCATCGCCTGGGGAATAGCAAGGTCGCTGCATGCGGCAGGAGCACGTCTCATTTTCACCGTAGCATCCGAGCGTTTCAAGAAAGCTGTGCAAGACCTTGCTGATACATTGGAAGGCGGACCGGAATCCCTTGTATATGAGTGTGATGTAACGGACGATGAAGCGATCATCCAGACATTTGAACAAATCGGACAAGATGTAGGCGTCATCCACGGACTTGCGCACTGTATCGCTTTCGCCAACAGGGAAGAGCTGAAGAATGAGTATTTGAACACAAGCAGGGACGGTTTCCTGACGGCCCATAACATCAGCTCCTATTCCTTAACGGCTGTTGCACGGGCAGCCCAACCGTTGATGAAGGAGGGCGGCAGCATCCTTACGATGACATATCTCGGCGGAGAACAGGTCGTGAAGAACTACAACGTCATGGGTGTAGCCAAAGCTAGTCTGGATGCGAGCGTGAAGTACCTGGCCAATGATTTAGGCAAACACAACATTCGCGTCAATGCCATTTCGGCAGGTCCGATCCGTACTTTGTCCGCCAAAGGTGTCGGGGACTTCAATCAGATTCTTCAGGTCATTGAAGAACGTGCTCCGCTCCGCCGTCCTGTGACGCAGGAGGAAGTGGGGGATACCGGGTATTACCTCATGAGTGATTTGTCCCGCGGAGTGACCGGAGAAATTATTCACGTTGATGGCGGCTTCAGTACCGTCGCGTACTGA
- a CDS encoding sigma 54-interacting transcriptional regulator, whose product MNEHLYFPLEMALNSLSSGFLIIDRKGMIKFINSKGERLLEADPGKAVQSSIKEWTTEKEGFFFLSEEYQISTIFVGSKKLIVNHSPIFTDEGFFGVSAFFEEEQSYHGLIDEPQFQQSLTSDLKALFDTSYDVIYVSDDKGTTLRVSSACKELWGKEENELVGKNVYDFERDGVFTPSITRLVLEKGESVSVVQTTQTGKKLKVIGTPIRNKAGEVIRVVNVSKDITELSELQAELKEMKQLVEDYKKELEDLRIRTNPKTHLISESYEMNHVIQTARRVAKVDSTVLIHGETGVGKEVIANYIHTSSPRSDKPFIKLNCGAIPESLLESELFGYEKGAFSGAVKQKKGMFELAHGGSLFLDEIAEMSLPLQTKLLRVIQERELMRLGGTSTIQLDVRLITATHQDLLQMVNKGSFREDLYYRLNVIPIEIPALRNRTDDIVELVLYFLNQFNEKYGLTKKLSPSALDLLQSYKWPGNVRELQNIMERLVIMTDGEVIDQTIIEEYLIINRKRPSENLVVNHIIPLKECVEEAERQLLTLAQREYRSTNDIAKALQVNQSTISRKLKRLIP is encoded by the coding sequence TTGAATGAACATCTATACTTCCCTTTAGAAATGGCATTAAATTCCTTATCATCCGGGTTTCTAATTATTGATCGTAAAGGCATGATTAAATTCATCAATTCAAAAGGAGAAAGATTGCTGGAGGCAGACCCTGGAAAAGCTGTCCAATCCTCCATAAAGGAATGGACCACGGAAAAAGAAGGCTTCTTCTTTTTAAGCGAGGAATATCAAATTAGCACTATATTTGTGGGTTCAAAGAAATTAATTGTCAACCACTCACCAATTTTTACGGATGAAGGATTCTTTGGAGTGTCCGCTTTCTTCGAAGAGGAACAATCCTACCATGGATTAATAGATGAACCCCAGTTCCAACAGAGCTTAACGTCTGATTTAAAAGCATTGTTCGACACATCCTATGATGTCATTTATGTGTCGGATGATAAGGGTACTACCCTTCGTGTCAGCTCCGCATGCAAAGAACTGTGGGGAAAAGAAGAGAATGAGTTAGTCGGAAAAAATGTATACGATTTTGAAAGAGATGGTGTTTTCACTCCTTCCATCACTCGCCTTGTACTTGAAAAAGGAGAAAGTGTGTCCGTCGTGCAAACAACACAGACTGGCAAGAAGCTAAAAGTCATAGGCACCCCGATAAGAAATAAGGCTGGAGAAGTAATACGAGTGGTCAATGTGTCAAAAGATATAACAGAATTGAGTGAGCTTCAAGCTGAGTTGAAAGAGATGAAACAGCTCGTAGAAGATTATAAGAAGGAGTTAGAGGACCTCAGAATTAGGACGAACCCGAAAACCCATCTTATTTCTGAAAGTTATGAGATGAACCACGTCATCCAGACAGCACGACGTGTCGCCAAAGTGGACTCCACAGTGCTCATCCATGGAGAAACAGGAGTAGGTAAAGAAGTGATTGCCAATTATATTCACACCTCAAGTCCTCGATCTGACAAGCCTTTTATAAAATTAAATTGTGGTGCTATCCCTGAGAGCCTTCTTGAATCAGAGCTGTTCGGCTATGAGAAGGGAGCTTTTTCCGGAGCGGTGAAACAGAAGAAAGGTATGTTTGAACTAGCCCATGGCGGATCTTTGTTCCTTGATGAAATAGCAGAAATGTCACTTCCCCTTCAAACAAAATTATTGCGTGTGATACAGGAAAGAGAGCTTATGCGCCTTGGCGGAACGTCGACGATCCAATTGGATGTCCGCTTAATTACAGCGACACACCAAGACTTACTGCAAATGGTCAACAAAGGCAGCTTCAGGGAAGACTTGTATTATCGCTTAAATGTCATTCCTATAGAGATCCCTGCCCTAAGAAATAGGACGGATGATATTGTAGAATTGGTTTTATACTTTCTGAATCAATTCAACGAAAAATATGGACTTACGAAGAAGTTGTCACCTTCAGCCCTTGATTTACTACAAAGCTACAAATGGCCTGGCAACGTAAGGGAACTGCAAAATATTATGGAAAGACTTGTTATAATGACAGACGGAGAAGTCATAGATCAAACAATAATTGAAGAATATTTGATAATAAACCGCAAGCGCCCGTCGGAAAATCTAGTAGTAAACCATATCATTCCTTTAAAAGAGTGTGTGGAAGAAGCTGAAAGACAGCTATTAACTTTGGCTCAACGAGAATATCGGTCAACAAATGATATTGCTAAGGCTCTACAGGTCAATCAGTCAACTATCAGCAGAAAATTAAAAAGACTAATTCCCTGA
- a CDS encoding amidase → MSLNDLSKVVKKKEVSPVEIVRETLKKIHGKQEDTNAFITIADEEAMADAERLERELLEGRRRSDLHGIPVAVKDNIYTKGIRTTMASEVYANYTPDKDAFVIKKLKAAGAVVIGKTNLHEFAYGPIGDRSYFGPTFNPYDKNKITGGSSGGSAAAVGAGVVDFALGTDTGGSIRIPSSLCGIVGMKPTFGLVSKRGVHDLAYSLDHVGPMTATVKDNALLLNLIAGYDAGDPYSINGLAPDYRSLIGHDLDNKVIGIPSNLRTIVDSEVWNVLEECIKMWKRAGATVEEVEIPVMNEIIAAQSITIQAEASAVHEQTYEMHKDKLEEEVYERIGISRKVPGYQYVKYQERRSQLTTAFNQVFGHIDVLMTATLPILPTEIGKREVLVNGEQKHVREELLRLTSPTNYTGHPSISVPGGKDRAGLPIGVQLIGPHRQEALLYQFASFLEGHRSFSRNDCLKRERGIQ, encoded by the coding sequence ATGAGTCTTAATGATCTATCAAAGGTAGTGAAAAAGAAAGAGGTGTCTCCGGTAGAGATTGTAAGAGAGACGTTGAAAAAAATCCATGGAAAACAGGAGGATACTAACGCTTTTATCACAATTGCTGATGAGGAAGCGATGGCAGACGCAGAACGGCTGGAGCGCGAGTTGTTGGAAGGACGGAGAAGGAGTGATTTGCACGGAATTCCCGTAGCTGTTAAGGATAACATCTATACGAAAGGAATACGGACGACAATGGCCTCAGAAGTCTATGCAAATTATACTCCTGATAAGGACGCTTTTGTCATTAAGAAGCTGAAGGCAGCAGGTGCTGTCGTTATAGGTAAAACAAATTTGCATGAGTTTGCATACGGACCGATAGGGGATCGCTCTTATTTCGGACCAACCTTCAATCCTTATGATAAGAACAAGATTACAGGGGGATCAAGTGGCGGATCTGCGGCGGCTGTAGGGGCGGGAGTGGTTGATTTCGCTTTGGGAACGGATACAGGTGGGTCCATTCGTATTCCGTCTTCCTTATGCGGGATAGTCGGCATGAAGCCGACATTTGGTTTAGTAAGTAAGCGCGGAGTTCATGACTTAGCTTACTCATTGGATCATGTAGGTCCGATGACTGCAACGGTTAAAGACAATGCTCTCTTATTGAATTTGATAGCTGGTTATGATGCTGGAGATCCATACTCCATCAATGGATTGGCTCCGGATTATCGATCCTTGATTGGTCATGACTTGGATAACAAGGTGATTGGTATTCCGTCGAACCTTCGTACGATCGTCGACAGTGAAGTGTGGAACGTACTGGAAGAGTGTATCAAGATGTGGAAACGCGCAGGCGCGACTGTAGAGGAGGTAGAGATTCCGGTTATGAACGAAATCATAGCTGCACAATCAATCACCATCCAGGCAGAGGCTTCAGCGGTACATGAACAAACTTACGAAATGCACAAAGATAAACTGGAGGAAGAAGTCTACGAAAGAATCGGCATTAGCCGCAAGGTCCCGGGTTATCAATATGTTAAGTATCAAGAGAGGAGGTCGCAACTGACTACAGCCTTCAATCAGGTCTTCGGACATATCGACGTTCTTATGACTGCCACCCTTCCTATACTTCCGACAGAGATCGGTAAGCGGGAGGTATTGGTAAATGGAGAACAAAAGCATGTAAGAGAAGAATTGTTACGCTTGACCTCCCCCACCAACTACACGGGTCACCCGTCAATATCTGTACCTGGGGGTAAGGACAGAGCGGGTTTACCAATCGGAGTGCAGTTGATAGGACCACATAGACAGGAAGCATTACTCTATCAATTCGCTTCTTTTTTAGAGGGTCATCGATCATTCTCAAGAAACGACTGTTTGAAGAGGGAGAGAGGGATACAATGA
- the aspA gene encoding aspartate ammonia-lyase: MIARTTVKKAENVRIEKDFLGEKAVPIDAYYGIQTLRAVENFPITGYRIHGELIKAIATVKKAAALANADVKRMDASKGKAIAEAAQEVIDGKLHDQFLVDPIQGGAGTSMNMNANEVIANRALEKTGYPKAAYEQISPNTHVNMSQSTNDVFPTSIHLATLQLLQDLLATMDEMIVVFDHKAKQFDTVIKMGRTHLQDAVPIRLGQEFEAYSRVLRRDWKRIDQSRQHLYEVNIGATAVGTGLNADPQYIERVISHLRDLTGLPMAHAEHLVDATQNTDAYTEVSANLKVCMMNISKIANDLRLMASGPRAGLAEIILPARQPGSSIMPGKVNPVMPEMLNQVAFQVIGNDHTICMASEAGQLELNVMEPVLVFNLIQSISMMNQAFRSFTDHCLISIEANVEHLEHYVEQSVGIITAVNPHIGYEAASMVARDAIESGRSVRDLCVSHGLLTEEELRVILAPYEMTHPGIAGKELLDT; encoded by the coding sequence ATGATTGCGCGAACAACAGTGAAGAAAGCAGAAAATGTAAGGATAGAGAAAGACTTCTTAGGAGAAAAGGCAGTTCCAATCGACGCCTACTACGGGATTCAGACGTTACGGGCAGTCGAAAATTTTCCCATTACGGGTTATCGGATACATGGTGAATTGATCAAAGCAATTGCTACGGTTAAGAAAGCTGCAGCACTTGCTAATGCTGATGTCAAGAGGATGGATGCTTCGAAAGGGAAGGCCATTGCAGAAGCAGCTCAAGAGGTGATTGATGGGAAGCTGCACGATCAGTTCCTTGTGGACCCCATTCAAGGCGGAGCGGGTACTTCCATGAATATGAACGCCAATGAAGTCATCGCCAATCGAGCTCTTGAAAAGACAGGCTACCCAAAAGCCGCCTATGAACAAATCAGTCCTAATACGCATGTAAATATGTCACAGTCGACAAATGATGTTTTCCCGACGTCTATTCATCTGGCGACGCTGCAGCTTCTTCAAGATCTGTTGGCAACAATGGATGAGATGATTGTAGTTTTCGATCATAAGGCAAAGCAATTCGACACGGTCATTAAAATGGGAAGGACGCATCTGCAAGACGCTGTTCCGATTCGTCTCGGCCAGGAATTCGAAGCCTACAGCAGAGTCCTTCGCCGCGATTGGAAGCGGATCGATCAATCCCGCCAGCACCTTTATGAAGTGAATATCGGTGCAACCGCGGTGGGGACCGGGTTGAATGCAGATCCTCAGTATATAGAACGTGTTATTTCCCATCTACGCGATTTGACAGGCTTACCGATGGCACATGCTGAACACCTCGTCGATGCTACGCAAAATACGGATGCATATACAGAGGTTTCTGCTAATCTGAAAGTTTGTATGATGAATATTTCGAAGATCGCCAATGATCTGAGATTGATGGCTTCTGGACCTCGTGCAGGACTTGCGGAAATCATCCTCCCTGCCAGACAGCCTGGTTCTTCCATTATGCCTGGGAAAGTGAATCCTGTTATGCCGGAAATGTTAAATCAAGTCGCCTTTCAGGTGATTGGCAACGATCATACGATTTGTATGGCATCTGAAGCGGGCCAGTTGGAATTAAATGTGATGGAGCCTGTACTTGTATTTAATCTGATTCAATCCATAAGCATGATGAACCAAGCGTTCCGTTCGTTCACCGATCACTGTCTCATTTCAATCGAAGCCAATGTGGAGCATTTGGAGCATTACGTAGAACAAAGTGTAGGGATCATAACCGCGGTCAACCCTCATATAGGTTACGAGGCAGCGTCGATGGTGGCCCGCGATGCTATTGAGAGCGGCCGCTCAGTAAGAGACCTTTGCGTGTCGCATGGACTTTTGACCGAAGAAGAGCTGCGTGTCATTTTAGCTCCATATGAGATGACACACCCGGGGATTGCAGGCAAAGAATTGTTAGATACGTAA